In a single window of the Acidobacteriota bacterium genome:
- a CDS encoding malate/lactate/ureidoglycolate dehydrogenase, whose protein sequence is MESRVFSADELRDLARRIFAAAGSGDGEAVTIATRLVKSNLVGHDSHGVIRIPRYWEWIKKGLVLPNRKVTFVLDRGPVAVLDGNSGFGQSTGEQTMEIAIDRARRHGCSMVGLRNTGHLGRIGDWPEMAAAAGMLSLHFVNTSGMGNLVAPYGGKDRRLSANPIACGVPQREGPPLIMDMSACMIAEGKVRVALHKGVQVPDGCLIDSEGRPTTDPELFYRHPPGSILPIAGHKGYVLSFMIEILAGALTGGSCTNPANAHKLANGMFTIVIDRSWFADRDEFFDEVDRYVHYVKSSRTIDPDGEILVPGELEVRTSKTRTREGIPLAGTTIGQILQVCEELNIDSGWQAG, encoded by the coding sequence ATGGAATCAAGAGTCTTTTCGGCCGACGAGTTGAGGGATCTGGCCCGGCGCATCTTCGCCGCCGCCGGCAGCGGCGATGGGGAGGCGGTCACAATCGCCACCCGCCTGGTGAAGAGCAACCTGGTGGGACACGACTCCCACGGGGTCATCCGGATTCCGCGCTATTGGGAGTGGATCAAGAAGGGCCTGGTCCTGCCCAACCGGAAAGTGACGTTCGTCCTGGACCGGGGTCCCGTCGCCGTGCTGGACGGAAACAGCGGTTTCGGACAGTCGACGGGAGAGCAGACCATGGAGATCGCCATCGACCGGGCCCGGCGCCACGGTTGCAGCATGGTGGGACTCCGGAACACGGGACACCTGGGCCGGATCGGCGATTGGCCGGAGATGGCGGCCGCCGCGGGAATGCTCAGCCTGCACTTCGTGAACACCAGCGGAATGGGCAACCTGGTGGCGCCCTACGGCGGCAAGGACCGGCGCCTCTCCGCCAATCCCATCGCCTGCGGCGTGCCTCAGCGAGAAGGCCCTCCCCTCATCATGGACATGTCCGCCTGCATGATCGCCGAGGGGAAGGTCCGGGTGGCCCTCCACAAGGGCGTGCAAGTCCCCGACGGATGCCTCATCGACTCGGAGGGCCGTCCCACCACCGATCCGGAACTCTTCTACCGGCATCCTCCCGGTTCCATCCTCCCCATCGCGGGACACAAGGGCTACGTCCTGAGCTTCATGATCGAAATACTGGCGGGAGCCCTCACCGGCGGATCGTGCACCAATCCCGCCAACGCCCACAAACTGGCCAACGGAATGTTCACCATCGTCATCGACCGGAGCTGGTTCGCGGACCGTGACGAGTTCTTCGACGAGGTCGACCGGTACGTCCACTACGTGAAGAGCTCCCGGACCATCGATCCCGACGGCGAGATCCTGGTCCCCGGCGAGTTGGAGGTGCGCACGTCGAAGACGCGAACGCGGGAGGGAATTCCTCTGGCCGGCACCACCATCGGGCAGATCCTCCAGGTCTGCGAAGAGCTGAACATCGACTCGGGGTGGCAGGCCGGCTGA
- a CDS encoding dihydrodipicolinate synthase family protein, with product MNSRSGPPPLQRGIISVIQTPFDSQGAVDQASLDNLVEDAIAGGVNGFLVPAVASEVACLTADERAKIVRRVAGIVAGRVPIIVGASDSRPRVCIEQAQLAREVGAAAYLVAVPTGLYQEPERVEPFFREVVEGAGDFPLMLQDLDFTGPGLTPEMIRRLTQVLPSLTSLKIESNPAGPKYTAIREICGGGMFLAGGWAIAQMIEALDRGVDAMIPECSMVRVWSAVDRCYRSGRREEAIRIFNRVQPVVGFTHQDLSVAIAFGKRLLVRRGVFATEYTRFGDFRWDRYNGRVAGELIDYYLELEASVSAA from the coding sequence ATGAACTCCCGATCCGGCCCGCCGCCACTCCAACGGGGCATCATCTCCGTCATCCAGACCCCCTTCGATTCCCAGGGCGCCGTAGACCAGGCCTCCCTGGACAACCTGGTGGAGGACGCCATCGCCGGAGGGGTGAACGGTTTCCTGGTTCCCGCGGTGGCCAGCGAGGTCGCCTGCCTCACCGCGGATGAGCGCGCCAAGATCGTCCGGCGCGTCGCCGGGATCGTGGCCGGGCGTGTCCCCATCATCGTGGGAGCCTCCGATTCCCGGCCTCGCGTCTGCATCGAGCAGGCGCAACTGGCCCGGGAAGTCGGGGCGGCCGCGTACCTGGTGGCCGTGCCCACCGGGCTGTACCAGGAACCGGAACGGGTGGAGCCGTTCTTCCGGGAGGTGGTGGAGGGCGCCGGGGACTTCCCGTTGATGCTGCAGGACCTGGATTTCACCGGTCCGGGCCTGACTCCCGAAATGATCCGCCGGCTCACGCAGGTGCTTCCCAGCTTGACCTCGCTCAAGATCGAGTCGAATCCGGCCGGACCCAAGTACACGGCAATCCGGGAAATCTGCGGAGGCGGGATGTTTCTGGCCGGTGGGTGGGCCATCGCCCAGATGATCGAAGCGCTGGATCGGGGCGTGGATGCCATGATTCCCGAATGCTCCATGGTGCGGGTCTGGTCCGCCGTCGACCGCTGTTACCGCAGCGGCCGCCGAGAGGAGGCCATCCGAATCTTCAATCGCGTCCAGCCTGTAGTGGGATTTACCCACCAGGACCTGTCGGTGGCCATCGCTTTCGGAAAACGGCTGCTGGTGCGGAGAGGCGTTTTCGCCACGGAATACACGCGGTTCGGAGATTTCCGCTGGGACCGCTACAACGGCCGTGTGGCCGGCGAGCTCATCGATTACTACCTGGAGTTGGAGGCATCCGTCTCCGCTGCTTGA
- the bioB gene encoding biotin synthase BioB, which yields MAVARTLWIVGGSAPRRRSRLGPTGVDREMENQYERWARISLSGEFFPREDAMEVLTDPAVDILRLAAAAGDVRMARFGRKVKVHQINNIKNGLCPEDCGYCAQSKISQAPLRKYAMKDEESIVQEAREAKEQGVYRYCMVASGRGPTPQEAAKLARIIRRIDQEVGIRTCLSAGLVDFEKASLFKRAGLDRLNHNLNTSRRHTGSIVGTHTYQDRIATLEAASRAGLESCSGMITGMGETDEDILDVAYELRSLEVPSIPVNFLIPIEGNPVYDFDQLSPRRCLRILCAFRFINPRAEIRVAAGREGHLRQLQVLSLYPANSLFVDGYLATRGDPKQPVYRMIRDAGFEIEGEPPSGSPRTSAQNYAIDDNPSILNPKTARV from the coding sequence ATGGCCGTTGCGCGGACCCTCTGGATCGTTGGAGGCTCCGCACCACGGCGGCGTAGTAGACTGGGACCGACAGGCGTGGACCGAGAGATGGAGAATCAATACGAACGCTGGGCCAGGATCTCCCTGAGCGGAGAGTTCTTCCCCCGGGAAGACGCGATGGAGGTCCTGACCGATCCCGCTGTCGACATCCTCCGCCTGGCGGCGGCTGCCGGCGACGTGCGGATGGCCCGCTTCGGGCGCAAGGTGAAGGTCCACCAGATCAACAACATCAAGAATGGCCTCTGCCCCGAGGACTGTGGCTACTGCGCCCAGTCCAAGATCTCCCAGGCCCCGTTGCGCAAGTACGCCATGAAGGACGAGGAATCCATCGTCCAGGAGGCCAGGGAGGCCAAGGAGCAAGGGGTCTACCGGTATTGCATGGTGGCCAGCGGGCGCGGACCCACTCCCCAGGAGGCGGCCAAGCTCGCCCGGATCATCCGCAGGATCGACCAGGAGGTGGGGATCCGGACCTGTCTCTCGGCCGGCCTGGTGGACTTCGAGAAGGCAAGCCTGTTCAAGCGGGCCGGCCTGGATCGGCTCAACCACAATCTGAACACCAGCCGCCGCCACACCGGCAGCATCGTGGGCACCCACACCTACCAGGACCGGATCGCCACTCTGGAAGCGGCCAGCCGAGCCGGACTGGAGAGCTGCAGCGGCATGATCACCGGAATGGGCGAGACGGACGAGGACATCCTGGACGTGGCGTACGAGCTCCGTTCGCTGGAGGTCCCCTCCATCCCGGTCAACTTCCTGATTCCCATCGAGGGCAACCCGGTGTACGACTTCGATCAACTCTCGCCGCGCCGCTGCCTCCGGATTCTGTGCGCCTTCCGGTTCATCAATCCCCGGGCGGAGATCCGGGTCGCTGCCGGCCGGGAGGGGCACCTCCGCCAATTGCAGGTCCTATCCCTCTACCCGGCGAATTCCCTCTTCGTGGACGGTTACCTGGCCACTCGCGGCGACCCCAAACAGCCCGTCTACCGCATGATCCGCGACGCCGGTTTCGAAATCGAAGGGGAACCGCCTTCCGGCAGCCCCCGGACCTCGGCTCAGAATTACGCCATCGACGACAATCCCAGCATCCTGAATCCCAAGACGGCGCGTGTGTAG